The sequence cgtacgacgacgacgacaacgatagTGATAGTGTGTGTAGTGTAAGATGAGATGCTCGTTCTGAACGAAACGGAGCGTGAtacttttgtaagaaaaacTGCGGTGACATTCGATAAACAAAGGCTGCCGAACATTGACTTTTTAAAATCTAATACGAAGAAGCTCAGTGCATCAAacgttgaatttttgaaatctttgGGCTTCAGAGTACGAAGTACCTAATCACGGAGAAAATGATTGACATTTTGAATATCGGAGGTGAGCCAGTCTTTGACGATCGCATCGTCAAGTTGAGACTCATACGTATAATCCGTACGCCAACACGCTGCTTGGACACAGCGATGAGATAcgaatacccatacagcagcAGGATTTGTATACCTTACCGTGTCAGAGCTTTCTGTACGTCGAGGGTAAACTAACGACAAACAGAGCCATTGAGGGCTCTAATGTGGTATTGGGGAATAATTGCGTGGCGTTCATGTTCGATGAGATACGCTACGAACTTGACGGAGTGGAAACTGTTCGCAACAAAAATGTTGGAATGACTTTGACACTCAAAAACTATACATTGTTAACACTCGATAGAGGCGTGACCCTGGGTAATGCCAGTTGGGatacatatattgataatgtggacggaaactttaatttttgcgTACCGCTCTCCATGTTAGTGGGGTTTTGCGAGGATTACAAACGCGTGGTGATCAACGCTCGTCATGAGCTGTTTCTAATACGATcgcgcaacgacaacaatAGTCTACTGGGAGATCCCGCGCTGGAGCCAAAGATTGAGCTGCTCAAGATACAGTGGCGAATGCCGCATGTGTTACTGAATGAAGTCAATGAGCTATCGATGCTACGAGCCTTGGAGAGCGGACGATATCTGAGCATGACTTTCCGATCGTGGGATCTGTACGAGTTTCCTTTACTACAGAGCACCACCAAGCACTCATGGACTGTCAAGGCCGCGACTCAGCTGGAGAAACCGCGATACGTGATCTTTGCATTGCAGACTGGGcgaaaaaatgtaatgtccCAAGACGTTACTATATTCGACGACTGCAAATTAACCAACGTGAAACTGTATCTAAACTCAGAATGTTATCCATACGACGACTTGAATTTGGATTTTGAGAGGAACAAATACGCCATCCTGTACGACATGTATTCACGTTTTCGTAGGGCGTATTATGGATGCGACTGCGCCAAGGCATGTTTGACCACTACcaattttcttcttcgcggTCCTTTCGTGGTTATCGATTGTTTGCGACAGAACGAGTCTATCAAGAGTGCTACCGTAGATGTACGATTAGAGTTTGACTGCAAAGAGAATATACCTGCGAATACTACCGCCTACTGCCTCATAATGCACGATCGCGTGGTCGAATACAGTCCATTGACCAACGTTGTGCGCAGAATTATGTAAAGTGCATCGTCAGCAGATATCTCTCTTTATAACTGCGGACCGTTGCGAGTGTGAGTGATTAGTCCAGGGAAACTCGTCATGTCCGTACTGACGTTCGTGGACCTGCAGGGCTTCATCGTCGGCAGACACTTCGTCGTGAAGGAGTTTGCCACTCTCAGAGAGGGATGTGTTCTCTCGCACTATATCTTTGAACCCTACGAATCGTGGTACGATCTCTTCAAATCTGAGAGATCGCAAGTTTCCTGGTTAACGGCGAACCATCACGAACTATCATGGGACGTTGGAACGATTCCGTACCGATGGGCTAGGCGTCTGATCACGAAAGCGGTGGCGGGCACGATGGACAAAGAGGATGATGATGAAACAGTACCCCTCGTGTACGTCAAGGGACACGAGAAACGCGAATGGCTGCACGATTTGCTTCAAGACGATGCGAGAAATGACGTATTCATCGAGACTGTGGATGTGGATTACGAAGATATCGCTCCTTTACATAAGTTAGATATAGTGAATACATTTCGATGTGGATACCATGTGAAACATTGCGCCTTACAAAATGTATTCAAACTTTACAATTGGTGGTCGAACTGTCTGAAATAAACTGCATTCATTATTACAACTTGTGTCTGcgtttttattctattctgtTCTCCCCTTCTTACGGAACTCTCCATGACATCATCGTACACGTCACGATTTTCGCCGCGGATATTGATATATGAGAAAGATATTAAtacgatataatataaaaaaaatgatttacctATGCCAGGGATCGAATCTGGGTCGGGCCTGCCATATGACCACACGCTCAATCACCTGAACCACACACAGGTTCTTGTTACGATGgagtttaaatatgtttttttacacttttagTTTATAACGTTTACTGGACGTAACATCGCGGGGCcaagatattttttcatttacggCGCTTGTTTAATGAGGAGCCATGGACCTGAGACGTCGAATTGCGCAATCAGCGCATTGTTTCGTAGCAGCCGGACGTCGGCGCTCGAGTTATCAAATTTTGTTCACCGCGAGACACGTCGCGACGAGGAGGGTATCGCGCACGTTCACTGCGAACGTGTCATCGAAGGGTGCATCGGTTACATCACGCACGTGAACGCGATGTACTTTAACATTCACTCATCCGATTTCATAGCAGCCGGACGTCGGCGCTCGCGTTTTATCACCGCGAaacacgtcgcgacgtgtaCAGCGAAGAGGGTATTGGTTACGTCGCGCACGTGGATGTCCTTCCCCGCGGACCGCGACATCGGTTCGTTGACGAATGCTATCTGTTACATCGCATGTTGTGCACAATGAGGGTTTCTAATACATCGCGCACGTGCATCCTCCCCCTCACCCCTCTCGCGGGTTAGGTCAGCAAAATACTGTCACGATTCCTGCGGGTTGGGTCCGCGAAAACCcccttggttaggttaggtggTCACggtccccctcccccctcccgcGGGTTAGGTCCGCGAAAACCTCCTCCCGCGGGTTGGGCCAGCAAATACTGTCACGTGTGGGTTAGGTCAGCAAATACCGTCACGGTCCTCTCCCCTcccccgcgtgacgtcataccccctCGCCGTGCGACATCAaacccccctccccccgctgACTCAGCCCCCCCTCATCAGATCTCTAGGTTAGAATCAGCCCCCTTAACCTACTAGTatgtaatgtttataatataatataatatattatatattataacattattaattataatataatattataacattaaaataataaagataaaagaaatatatatgctGTGCCAAATTTCgattaacttttattaaataagtgAACTGAATCGACTGAAGAACTTGCCGAATTGGAGAAATATTGTACTGCATATCGCATtgaaaactttataaattttaactaGTTTGTTAGAGCGTAGGTGTAAAATTGGATATAAAACGTTCTAATTCATACGAACATTACATTACATCACAATGGTTTCTATTCATTTATTTCGTGACGTAAATGTTATGGAAAATTTTATGACTGAGGATGGCATTGTGACAAACAGACATTCAGATTATTATTAGCTATATCATTAATGAGTCTGCGCGCCGTTCTGGTCTGCTGAATTGTCGACAGTAATCGTCAAAATCGCAACACCGGCAATTACGTTTAcgtttatattgtttattttctattatgaCCAGTAGTTTTCTTATTTGtatcattcatatattttatttaaaaaaaaagagaattgtGTTTGAAGGGAAAGCGATCTTTatctagtttaataaattaaagtataatattaaagtataatttttaaaatattttaaaattgcatACATGGTATATTATGGTATAATTGCTATATTgctatattgttatattattatatgtatattgctaTTATATCTGTCTTATACTGTATCTCTGTTACACctaattgcaatattatatacatatatatagggtgtctcAGACCTACTGTATCACCGGTTCAGGGTAGACTCCTGATATCATTCCAAGAcgaaagttatatatatatatatatatatatatatatatatatatatagagagagagagagagagagagagaattttatgTAGATGAAATATGTAATAGTATAAtagataagaaatatattacgcagtataatatacagggtgtccggtaactcacgactcaacgctcgtgagtggataaagcggactgaactgagtggaaaagtcctataccattttgcaattttcacaatagttaacgagttattaattattaaaaatcgctgtattagtccggcctaccgccgaatgcaagtgcgcggcgagatgcgaccgcctagagatcgaagttgctaggcgcgtggagttgtttattacaaatggcatgcctagccattgccactgcgatcgctaggcactcgatcgctaggcggtcgcatctcgccgcgcgcttgcattcggcggtagccCGGACTAATAgcatgatttttaataattaataacttgttaactattgtgaaaattgcaaaatggtataggacttttccactcagttcagtccgctttatccactcacgagcgttgagtcgtgagttaccggacaccctgtatatatatatatatatatatatatatatacactcactcccaaaaaaagcggtacactaaaatttagggaaaaatttaccaaccttcaaatgatcataacttggtaaataatgaagataaaaatatgttcaaaaatgcaaaatgaagcttcaagtatccactttaaaaatatttgaatggcaattatggtcggccatttgattcaaaatggcggatgacaaaatgagaggatgcaaaagtgataaccgaaagtccgagtttgtgacggtgcatggcgtgaattagatatcgcagcctaatgggaccaaatgcaaatgaaaatatagagtgttatctttaaaatgctttttaccgagctcgatgcgatcatttttcgctgagttgtgcaactttaaaaaagaaaacactctgctaagtaaatttggagtatctcaacaaaaaattatcgcatcgagctttgcAAAAAAGcgttcacacacacacacaccacaaggagggtttggagtcttaaattactgtggaactgacgaaccacggggtcctcatccttgtgatacacacacacacacacacacaccccacaaggagggtttggagtcttaaattactgtagaactgacgaaccacggggtcctcatccttgtgatacacatacacacacacacacctacatacacctacacccacacgcctacatacacctacacccacacacgcacacaccacataagaaggatttggagtataaagaataatgaacgcagcagttggaattataaaagaactaaacgaaccgcagggttttctaattccttaggccttgctgaatcgacgatattgcaaattcgaaattgaatatctcggtacctaactatcctagcacaaaatttcaaaaacggttttaaagctttgaaaccctacttttcgcaatttaaatcgaaattgtgcacgacgagttttttaaaatggcggaaagggagagcatgcgaaattgataaatgaagattcgagtttgcgatggcacatggtgtaaagtaggtattgcagcccaatgggactaaatgcatataaaagtatagagttttatcattaaaacgcttttttacaaagctcgatgcgataattttttgttgagatactccaaatttacttagcagagtgttttcttttttaaagttgcacaactcagcgaaaaatgatcgcatcgagctcggtaaaaagcattttaaagataacactctatattttcatttgcatttggtcccattaggctgcgatatctaattcacgccatgcaccgtcacaaactcggactttcggttatcacttttgcatcctctcattttgtcatccgccattttgaatcaaatggccgaccataattgccattcaaatattcttaaagtggatacttgaagcttcattttgcatttttgaacatatttttatcttcattatttaccaagttatgatcatttgaaggttggtaaatttttccctaaattttagtgtaccgctttttttgggagtgagtgtatatatatatcgatctTATACTTACATACTTCtatgcattttaataaaatatttttgttctaaaataagtttattaaattttatattatagaacCCAAATAGACAAAGCGTATGCATTATATTCTAAactaaagaaaaaaacatgttACCTCTGAAGGTGTAGGCTGTCCAGGTCTAAGCACTCTTATCAGCGCTATTTCACCACAAGGTT comes from Ooceraea biroi isolate clonal line C1 chromosome 8, Obir_v5.4, whole genome shotgun sequence and encodes:
- the LOC113562482 gene encoding uncharacterized protein LOC113562482: MLVLNETERDTFVRKTAVTFDKQRLPNIDFLKSNTKKLSASNVEFLKSLGFRVRIETHTYNPYANTLLGHSDEIRIPIQQQDLYTLPCQSFLYVEGKLTTNRAIEGSNVVLGNNCVAFMFDEIRYELDGVETVRNKNVGMTLTLKNYTLLTLDRGVTLGNASWDTYIDNVDGNFNFCVPLSMLVGFCEDYKRVVINARHELFLIRSRNDNNSLLGDPALEPKIELLKIQWRMPHVLLNEVNELSMLRALESGRYLSMTFRSWDLYEFPLLQSTTKHSWTVKAATQLEKPRYVIFALQTGRKNVMSQDVTIFDDCKLTNVKLYLNSECYPYDDLNLDFERNKYAILYDMYSRFRRAYYGCDCAKACLTTTNFLLRGPFVVIDCLRQNESIKSATVDVRLEFDCKENIPANTTAYCLIMHDRVVEYSPLTNVVRRIM